Proteins from a genomic interval of Danio rerio strain Tuebingen ecotype United States chromosome 4, GRCz12tu, whole genome shotgun sequence:
- the eps8a gene encoding epidermal growth factor receptor kinase substrate 8a isoform X1 yields MDNRSGSVCVGQSPDMNGYTPPASQMNGHGSLSPDVPGKKSSGKALYEQRKNYTKNSINSLTDTSQYHVEHLTTFVMDRKEAMLTIEDGIRKLRLLDAKGKIWTQDMLLQVDNRAVSLIDHDSKNELENFPLGSIQHCQPVTNACSYDSILALVCKESGQGKPDLHLFQCEDIKASLIHMDIESAISDHKGGKIKKRPEVLKMILKSDGSIPPPPGGPAPQAPAAVNQVDTKSRVASWSAWTNEQQDNDPQRHYTELDTPPEMSAAQVDRDVQILNHILDDIEHFVTKLQKAAEAFNELSKRKKSKKSKKKGPGEGVLTLRAKPPTQDEFIDCFQKFKHAFNLLGKLKNHIQNPSAVDLVHFLFNPLKLVIQTSGGVDLAKSVVVPLLTREAIEFLHTAGSAEERHLWVTLGDAWTKCKLEWPKDYPFPSHTLSFRDGWEPPVLVSREQDVTQLAERLNAAQSETPRPPITQQTVQDFSSADGYGLTHATHKRLHQLETDMAMAALKHAVSRHVDRNLDAHSRTAQRNFAKSKYDFVARNNTELSVLKDEVVEVLDDRKQWWKVRNGAGASGYVPNNILEISRAVDMTGRGEPIYSHTIQLMMPKKEFELFKQLLGELNEKQRTDYVPRPTVTEAPPTPTPPPPPAPLLPTASPANQSAAAIIPANQSTGATSPANQRAVATSPANQSTAAADQANQSESNSGEQHDDTVSESDSVNMREQQRERAAPANRRKSNMEEVQDELMYRLTLGRSAQKRIQTPSRSSQPALSISYDSTPQQVKDWLMLKGFSAATVSSLGVLTGAQLFSLNKDELKTVCPDDGARVFSQISVQKAALERSSGSELMEVMRRRQEKLAATATSDSGVESFDEASSH; encoded by the exons cggaCACGGCTCGCTGTCTCCAGATGTTCCCGGCAAAAAGTCGAGTGGTAAAGCTCTGTACG AGCAAAGGAAAAACTACACCAAAAACAGCATCAACAGCCTGACGGACACGTCTCAGTATCATGTGGAG catCTGACCACGTTTGTGATGGACCGTAAGGAGGCGATGCTGACCATCGAGGACGGCATCAGGAAACTGCGGCTGCTGGACGCTAAAGGGAAGATCTGGACTCAGGACATGCTGCTGCAGGTGGACAACAGAGCAGTCAGCCTCATAGACCACGACAGCAAG aatgAGCTGGAGAACTTTCCTCTGGGCTCCATCCAGCACTGTCAGCCCGTCACCAACGCCTGCAGCTACGACTCCATCTTGGCTCTAGTGTGTAAGGAGTCCGGGCAGGGGAAACCAGACCTGCACCTGTTCCAGTGCGAGGACATCaag GCCAGTCTAATCCACATGGACATCGAGAGCGCCATCAGCGACCACAAGGGCGGGAAAATCAAGAAGAGGCCGGAGGTGCTGAA gaTGATCCTGAAGAGTGACGGAAGCATCCCTCCGCCTCCAGGAGGCCCCGCCCCTCAGGCGCcagcagctgtcaatcaagtggacACCAAGAGCCGAGTGGCCAGCTGGTCAGCCTGGACCAATGAGCAGCAGGACA acGACCCACAGAGACActacacagagctggacacgcctccTGAGATGAGCGCAGCACAGGTGGACAGAGATGTG CAAATCCTCAATCACATTCTGGACGACATCGAACACTTCGTCACCAAACTGCAGAAAGCTGCCGAGGCCTTTAACGAGCTCTCCAAACGCAAGAAGAGTAAGAAGAGCAAGAAGAAGGGCCCTGGAG AGGGAGTTCTGACACTGAGAGCCAAACCGCCGACTCAGGACGAGTTCATCGACTGCTTCCAGAAGTTCAAACACGCCTTCAACCTGCTG GGGAAGTTGAAGAACCACATTCAGAATCCCAGCGCTGTAGATCTGGTTCACTTCCTGTTCAATCCACTCAAGCTG GTGATCCAGACGTCTGGAGGAGTTGATCTGGCTAAAAGTGTAGTCGTTCCTCTCCTCACCAGAGAAGCCATCGAGTTCCTGCACACAGCGGGATCTGCGGAGGAGAGACACCTATGGGTGACACTAGGAGATGCATGGACCAAGTGCAA GCTGGAGTGGCCGAAGGATTATCCGTTTCCTTCGCACACGTTGAGTTTTCGGGATGGCTGGGAGCCGCCGGTGCTGGTGTCGCGGGAGCAGGACGTCACTCAGCTAGCGGAGAGACTGAACGCTGCGCAGAGCGAGACTCCGAGGCCGCCAATCACT CAGCAGACAGTGCAGGATTTCAGCAGTGCAGACGGGTACGGCCTCACTCACGCCACACACAAGCGTTTGCATCAGCTGGAGACAGATATGGCCATGGCCGCTCTCAAACATGCGGTCAGCCGGCATGTAGATAG GAATCTGGACGCTCACAGCAGGACGGCGCAGAGAAACTTTGCCAAATCCAAGTATGACTTTGTGGCCAGAAACAACACGGAGCTGTCTGTGCTGAAGGACGAGGTGGTGGAG GTGCTGGACGACAGGAAGCAGTGGTGGAAGGTGCGCAACGGAGCGGGAGCGTCAGGATACGTGCCAAACAACATCCTGGAGATCAGCAGAGCGGTGGACATGACGGGCCGCGGAGAGCCCATATACAGCCACACTAtacag CTAATGATGCCAAAAAAGGAATTTGAGTTGTTTAag caATTACTGGGCGAGTTAAACGAG AAGCAGCGGACAGATTATGTGCCCAGGCCGACAGTGACTGAAGCTCCGCCCACGCCGACCCCCCCTCCCCCGCCAGCCCCACTGCTACCCACTGCCAGCCCAGCCAATCAGAGTGCAGCAGCCATCATCCCAGCTAATCAGAGCACAGGGGCCACCAGCCCGGCCAATCAAAGAGCAGTGGCCACAAGCCCGGCCAATCAGAGCACAGCAGCTGCTGATCAGGCCAACCAAAGTGAGAGCAACAGCGGAGAGCAGCACGACGACACTGTGAGCGAGAGCGACAGCGTGAACATGAGAGAGCAGCAGAGGGAGAGAGCAGCGCCGGCCAacc GGCGTAAGTCTAACATGGAGGAGGTCCAGGATGAGCTGATGTACAGGCTGACTCTGGGTCGCAGCGCGCAGAAGCGGATCCAGACCCCGAGCCGGAGCAGTCAGCCGGCGCTCAGCATCAGCTACGACTCCACACCGCAGCAGGTCAAGGACTGGCTGATGCTCAAAGGCTTCAGCGCCGC GACCGTGAGCAGTCTCGGGGTGCTGACCGGCGCTCAGCTCTTCTCTCTGAATAAAGACGAGCTGAAGACGGTGTGTCCAGATGACGGCGCTCGCGTCTTCAGCCAGATCAGCGTGCAGAAGGCCGCTCTGGAG AGGAGCTCCGGCTCTGAGCTGATGGAGGTCATGCGGCGGCGGCAGGAGAAGCTAGCGGCGACAGCTACGAGCGACTCAGGAGTGGAGTCCTTCGACGAGGCCAGCAGCCACTGA
- the eps8a gene encoding epidermal growth factor receptor kinase substrate 8a isoform X2 — MDNRSGSVCVGQSPDMNGYTPPASQMNGHGSLSPDVPGKKSSGKALYEQRKNYTKNSINSLTDTSQYHVEHLTTFVMDRKEAMLTIEDGIRKLRLLDAKGKIWTQDMLLQVDNRAVSLIDHDSKNELENFPLGSIQHCQPVTNACSYDSILALVCKESGQGKPDLHLFQCEDIKASLIHMDIESAISDHKGGKIKKRPEVLKMILKSDGSIPPPPGGPAPQAPAAVNQVDTKSRVASWSAWTNEQQDNDPQRHYTELDTPPEMSAAQVDRDVQILNHILDDIEHFVTKLQKAAEAFNELSKRKKSKKSKKKGPGEGVLTLRAKPPTQDEFIDCFQKFKHAFNLLGKLKNHIQNPSAVDLVHFLFNPLKLVIQTSGGVDLAKSVVVPLLTREAIEFLHTAGSAEERHLWVTLGDAWTKCKLEWPKDYPFPSHTLSFRDGWEPPVLVSREQDVTQLAERLNAAQSETPRPPITQTVQDFSSADGYGLTHATHKRLHQLETDMAMAALKHAVSRHVDRNLDAHSRTAQRNFAKSKYDFVARNNTELSVLKDEVVEVLDDRKQWWKVRNGAGASGYVPNNILEISRAVDMTGRGEPIYSHTIQLMMPKKEFELFKQLLGELNEKQRTDYVPRPTVTEAPPTPTPPPPPAPLLPTASPANQSAAAIIPANQSTGATSPANQRAVATSPANQSTAAADQANQSESNSGEQHDDTVSESDSVNMREQQRERAAPANRRKSNMEEVQDELMYRLTLGRSAQKRIQTPSRSSQPALSISYDSTPQQVKDWLMLKGFSAATVSSLGVLTGAQLFSLNKDELKTVCPDDGARVFSQISVQKAALERSSGSELMEVMRRRQEKLAATATSDSGVESFDEASSH, encoded by the exons cggaCACGGCTCGCTGTCTCCAGATGTTCCCGGCAAAAAGTCGAGTGGTAAAGCTCTGTACG AGCAAAGGAAAAACTACACCAAAAACAGCATCAACAGCCTGACGGACACGTCTCAGTATCATGTGGAG catCTGACCACGTTTGTGATGGACCGTAAGGAGGCGATGCTGACCATCGAGGACGGCATCAGGAAACTGCGGCTGCTGGACGCTAAAGGGAAGATCTGGACTCAGGACATGCTGCTGCAGGTGGACAACAGAGCAGTCAGCCTCATAGACCACGACAGCAAG aatgAGCTGGAGAACTTTCCTCTGGGCTCCATCCAGCACTGTCAGCCCGTCACCAACGCCTGCAGCTACGACTCCATCTTGGCTCTAGTGTGTAAGGAGTCCGGGCAGGGGAAACCAGACCTGCACCTGTTCCAGTGCGAGGACATCaag GCCAGTCTAATCCACATGGACATCGAGAGCGCCATCAGCGACCACAAGGGCGGGAAAATCAAGAAGAGGCCGGAGGTGCTGAA gaTGATCCTGAAGAGTGACGGAAGCATCCCTCCGCCTCCAGGAGGCCCCGCCCCTCAGGCGCcagcagctgtcaatcaagtggacACCAAGAGCCGAGTGGCCAGCTGGTCAGCCTGGACCAATGAGCAGCAGGACA acGACCCACAGAGACActacacagagctggacacgcctccTGAGATGAGCGCAGCACAGGTGGACAGAGATGTG CAAATCCTCAATCACATTCTGGACGACATCGAACACTTCGTCACCAAACTGCAGAAAGCTGCCGAGGCCTTTAACGAGCTCTCCAAACGCAAGAAGAGTAAGAAGAGCAAGAAGAAGGGCCCTGGAG AGGGAGTTCTGACACTGAGAGCCAAACCGCCGACTCAGGACGAGTTCATCGACTGCTTCCAGAAGTTCAAACACGCCTTCAACCTGCTG GGGAAGTTGAAGAACCACATTCAGAATCCCAGCGCTGTAGATCTGGTTCACTTCCTGTTCAATCCACTCAAGCTG GTGATCCAGACGTCTGGAGGAGTTGATCTGGCTAAAAGTGTAGTCGTTCCTCTCCTCACCAGAGAAGCCATCGAGTTCCTGCACACAGCGGGATCTGCGGAGGAGAGACACCTATGGGTGACACTAGGAGATGCATGGACCAAGTGCAA GCTGGAGTGGCCGAAGGATTATCCGTTTCCTTCGCACACGTTGAGTTTTCGGGATGGCTGGGAGCCGCCGGTGCTGGTGTCGCGGGAGCAGGACGTCACTCAGCTAGCGGAGAGACTGAACGCTGCGCAGAGCGAGACTCCGAGGCCGCCAATCACT CAGACAGTGCAGGATTTCAGCAGTGCAGACGGGTACGGCCTCACTCACGCCACACACAAGCGTTTGCATCAGCTGGAGACAGATATGGCCATGGCCGCTCTCAAACATGCGGTCAGCCGGCATGTAGATAG GAATCTGGACGCTCACAGCAGGACGGCGCAGAGAAACTTTGCCAAATCCAAGTATGACTTTGTGGCCAGAAACAACACGGAGCTGTCTGTGCTGAAGGACGAGGTGGTGGAG GTGCTGGACGACAGGAAGCAGTGGTGGAAGGTGCGCAACGGAGCGGGAGCGTCAGGATACGTGCCAAACAACATCCTGGAGATCAGCAGAGCGGTGGACATGACGGGCCGCGGAGAGCCCATATACAGCCACACTAtacag CTAATGATGCCAAAAAAGGAATTTGAGTTGTTTAag caATTACTGGGCGAGTTAAACGAG AAGCAGCGGACAGATTATGTGCCCAGGCCGACAGTGACTGAAGCTCCGCCCACGCCGACCCCCCCTCCCCCGCCAGCCCCACTGCTACCCACTGCCAGCCCAGCCAATCAGAGTGCAGCAGCCATCATCCCAGCTAATCAGAGCACAGGGGCCACCAGCCCGGCCAATCAAAGAGCAGTGGCCACAAGCCCGGCCAATCAGAGCACAGCAGCTGCTGATCAGGCCAACCAAAGTGAGAGCAACAGCGGAGAGCAGCACGACGACACTGTGAGCGAGAGCGACAGCGTGAACATGAGAGAGCAGCAGAGGGAGAGAGCAGCGCCGGCCAacc GGCGTAAGTCTAACATGGAGGAGGTCCAGGATGAGCTGATGTACAGGCTGACTCTGGGTCGCAGCGCGCAGAAGCGGATCCAGACCCCGAGCCGGAGCAGTCAGCCGGCGCTCAGCATCAGCTACGACTCCACACCGCAGCAGGTCAAGGACTGGCTGATGCTCAAAGGCTTCAGCGCCGC GACCGTGAGCAGTCTCGGGGTGCTGACCGGCGCTCAGCTCTTCTCTCTGAATAAAGACGAGCTGAAGACGGTGTGTCCAGATGACGGCGCTCGCGTCTTCAGCCAGATCAGCGTGCAGAAGGCCGCTCTGGAG AGGAGCTCCGGCTCTGAGCTGATGGAGGTCATGCGGCGGCGGCAGGAGAAGCTAGCGGCGACAGCTACGAGCGACTCAGGAGTGGAGTCCTTCGACGAGGCCAGCAGCCACTGA
- the eps8a gene encoding epidermal growth factor receptor kinase substrate 8a isoform X20 encodes MNGYTPPASQMNGHGSLSPDVPGKKSSGKALYEQRKNYTKNSINSLTDTSQYHVEHLTTFVMDRKEAMLTIEDGIRKLRLLDAKGKIWTQDMLLQVDNRAVSLIDHDSKNELENFPLGSIQHCQPVTNACSYDSILALVCKESGQGKPDLHLFQCEDIKASLIHMDIESAISDHKGGKIKKRPEVLKMILKSDGSIPPPPGGPAPQAPAAVNQVDTKSRVASWSAWTNEQQDNDPQRHYTELDTPPEMSAAQVDRDVQILNHILDDIEHFVTKLQKAAEAFNELSKRKKSKKSKKKGPGEGVLTLRAKPPTQDEFIDCFQKFKHAFNLLGKLKNHIQNPSAVDLVHFLFNPLKLVIQTSGGVDLAKSVVVPLLTREAIEFLHTAGSAEERHLWVTLGDAWTKCKLEWPKDYPFPSHTLSFRDGWEPPVLVSREQDVTQLAERLNAAQSETPRPPITQQTVQDFSSADGYGLTHATHKRLHQLETDMAMAALKHAVSRHVDRNLDAHSRTAQRNFAKSKYDFVARNNTELSVLKDEVVEVLDDRKQWWKVRNGAGASGYVPNNILEISRAVDMTGRGEPIYSHTIQLMMPKKEFELFKQLLGELNEKQRTDYVPRPTVTEAPPTPTPPPPPAPLLPTASPANQSAAAIIPANQSTGATSPANQRAVATSPANQSTAAADQANQSESNSGEQHDDTVSESDSVNMREQQRERAAPANRRKSNMEEVQDELMYRLTLGRSAQKRIQTPSRSSQPALSISYDSTPQQVKDWLMLKGFSAATVSSLGVLTGAQLFSLNKDELKTVCPDDGARVFSQISVQKAALERSSGSELMEVMRRRQEKLAATATSDSGVESFDEASSH; translated from the exons cggaCACGGCTCGCTGTCTCCAGATGTTCCCGGCAAAAAGTCGAGTGGTAAAGCTCTGTACG AGCAAAGGAAAAACTACACCAAAAACAGCATCAACAGCCTGACGGACACGTCTCAGTATCATGTGGAG catCTGACCACGTTTGTGATGGACCGTAAGGAGGCGATGCTGACCATCGAGGACGGCATCAGGAAACTGCGGCTGCTGGACGCTAAAGGGAAGATCTGGACTCAGGACATGCTGCTGCAGGTGGACAACAGAGCAGTCAGCCTCATAGACCACGACAGCAAG aatgAGCTGGAGAACTTTCCTCTGGGCTCCATCCAGCACTGTCAGCCCGTCACCAACGCCTGCAGCTACGACTCCATCTTGGCTCTAGTGTGTAAGGAGTCCGGGCAGGGGAAACCAGACCTGCACCTGTTCCAGTGCGAGGACATCaag GCCAGTCTAATCCACATGGACATCGAGAGCGCCATCAGCGACCACAAGGGCGGGAAAATCAAGAAGAGGCCGGAGGTGCTGAA gaTGATCCTGAAGAGTGACGGAAGCATCCCTCCGCCTCCAGGAGGCCCCGCCCCTCAGGCGCcagcagctgtcaatcaagtggacACCAAGAGCCGAGTGGCCAGCTGGTCAGCCTGGACCAATGAGCAGCAGGACA acGACCCACAGAGACActacacagagctggacacgcctccTGAGATGAGCGCAGCACAGGTGGACAGAGATGTG CAAATCCTCAATCACATTCTGGACGACATCGAACACTTCGTCACCAAACTGCAGAAAGCTGCCGAGGCCTTTAACGAGCTCTCCAAACGCAAGAAGAGTAAGAAGAGCAAGAAGAAGGGCCCTGGAG AGGGAGTTCTGACACTGAGAGCCAAACCGCCGACTCAGGACGAGTTCATCGACTGCTTCCAGAAGTTCAAACACGCCTTCAACCTGCTG GGGAAGTTGAAGAACCACATTCAGAATCCCAGCGCTGTAGATCTGGTTCACTTCCTGTTCAATCCACTCAAGCTG GTGATCCAGACGTCTGGAGGAGTTGATCTGGCTAAAAGTGTAGTCGTTCCTCTCCTCACCAGAGAAGCCATCGAGTTCCTGCACACAGCGGGATCTGCGGAGGAGAGACACCTATGGGTGACACTAGGAGATGCATGGACCAAGTGCAA GCTGGAGTGGCCGAAGGATTATCCGTTTCCTTCGCACACGTTGAGTTTTCGGGATGGCTGGGAGCCGCCGGTGCTGGTGTCGCGGGAGCAGGACGTCACTCAGCTAGCGGAGAGACTGAACGCTGCGCAGAGCGAGACTCCGAGGCCGCCAATCACT CAGCAGACAGTGCAGGATTTCAGCAGTGCAGACGGGTACGGCCTCACTCACGCCACACACAAGCGTTTGCATCAGCTGGAGACAGATATGGCCATGGCCGCTCTCAAACATGCGGTCAGCCGGCATGTAGATAG GAATCTGGACGCTCACAGCAGGACGGCGCAGAGAAACTTTGCCAAATCCAAGTATGACTTTGTGGCCAGAAACAACACGGAGCTGTCTGTGCTGAAGGACGAGGTGGTGGAG GTGCTGGACGACAGGAAGCAGTGGTGGAAGGTGCGCAACGGAGCGGGAGCGTCAGGATACGTGCCAAACAACATCCTGGAGATCAGCAGAGCGGTGGACATGACGGGCCGCGGAGAGCCCATATACAGCCACACTAtacag CTAATGATGCCAAAAAAGGAATTTGAGTTGTTTAag caATTACTGGGCGAGTTAAACGAG AAGCAGCGGACAGATTATGTGCCCAGGCCGACAGTGACTGAAGCTCCGCCCACGCCGACCCCCCCTCCCCCGCCAGCCCCACTGCTACCCACTGCCAGCCCAGCCAATCAGAGTGCAGCAGCCATCATCCCAGCTAATCAGAGCACAGGGGCCACCAGCCCGGCCAATCAAAGAGCAGTGGCCACAAGCCCGGCCAATCAGAGCACAGCAGCTGCTGATCAGGCCAACCAAAGTGAGAGCAACAGCGGAGAGCAGCACGACGACACTGTGAGCGAGAGCGACAGCGTGAACATGAGAGAGCAGCAGAGGGAGAGAGCAGCGCCGGCCAacc GGCGTAAGTCTAACATGGAGGAGGTCCAGGATGAGCTGATGTACAGGCTGACTCTGGGTCGCAGCGCGCAGAAGCGGATCCAGACCCCGAGCCGGAGCAGTCAGCCGGCGCTCAGCATCAGCTACGACTCCACACCGCAGCAGGTCAAGGACTGGCTGATGCTCAAAGGCTTCAGCGCCGC GACCGTGAGCAGTCTCGGGGTGCTGACCGGCGCTCAGCTCTTCTCTCTGAATAAAGACGAGCTGAAGACGGTGTGTCCAGATGACGGCGCTCGCGTCTTCAGCCAGATCAGCGTGCAGAAGGCCGCTCTGGAG AGGAGCTCCGGCTCTGAGCTGATGGAGGTCATGCGGCGGCGGCAGGAGAAGCTAGCGGCGACAGCTACGAGCGACTCAGGAGTGGAGTCCTTCGACGAGGCCAGCAGCCACTGA
- the eps8a gene encoding epidermal growth factor receptor kinase substrate 8a isoform X33, with the protein MNGYTPPASQMNGHGSLSPDVPGKKSSGKALYEQRKNYTKNSINSLTDTSQYHVEHLTTFVMDRKEAMLTIEDGIRKLRLLDAKGKIWTQDMLLQVDNRAVSLIDHDSKNELENFPLGSIQHCQPVTNACSYDSILALVCKESGQGKPDLHLFQCEDIKASLIHMDIESAISDHKGGKIKKRPEVLKMILKSDGSIPPPPGGPAPQAPAAVNQVDTKSRVASWSAWTNEQQDNDPQRHYTELDTPPEMSAAQVDRDVQILNHILDDIEHFVTKLQKAAEAFNELSKRKKSKKSKKKGPGEGVLTLRAKPPTQDEFIDCFQKFKHAFNLLGKLKNHIQNPSAVDLVHFLFNPLKLVIQTSGGVDLAKSVVVPLLTREAIEFLHTAGSAEERHLWVTLGDAWTKCKLEWPKDYPFPSHTLSFRDGWEPPVLVSREQDVTQLAERLNAAQSETPRPPITQTVQDFSSADGNLDAHSRTAQRNFAKSKYDFVARNNTELSVLKDEVVEVLDDRKQWWKVRNGAGASGYVPNNILEISRAVDMTGRGEPIYSHTIQLMMPKKEFELFKQLLGELNEKQRTDYVPRPTVTEAPPTPTPPPPPAPLLPTASPANQSAAAIIPANQSTGATSPANQRAVATSPANQSTAAADQANQSESNSGEQHDDTVSESDSVNMREQQRERAAPANRRKSNMEEVQDELMYRLTLGRSAQKRIQTPSRSSQPALSISYDSTPQQVKDWLMLKGFSAATVSSLGVLTGAQLFSLNKDELKTVCPDDGARVFSQISVQKAALERSSGSELMEVMRRRQEKLAATATSDSGVESFDEASSH; encoded by the exons cggaCACGGCTCGCTGTCTCCAGATGTTCCCGGCAAAAAGTCGAGTGGTAAAGCTCTGTACG AGCAAAGGAAAAACTACACCAAAAACAGCATCAACAGCCTGACGGACACGTCTCAGTATCATGTGGAG catCTGACCACGTTTGTGATGGACCGTAAGGAGGCGATGCTGACCATCGAGGACGGCATCAGGAAACTGCGGCTGCTGGACGCTAAAGGGAAGATCTGGACTCAGGACATGCTGCTGCAGGTGGACAACAGAGCAGTCAGCCTCATAGACCACGACAGCAAG aatgAGCTGGAGAACTTTCCTCTGGGCTCCATCCAGCACTGTCAGCCCGTCACCAACGCCTGCAGCTACGACTCCATCTTGGCTCTAGTGTGTAAGGAGTCCGGGCAGGGGAAACCAGACCTGCACCTGTTCCAGTGCGAGGACATCaag GCCAGTCTAATCCACATGGACATCGAGAGCGCCATCAGCGACCACAAGGGCGGGAAAATCAAGAAGAGGCCGGAGGTGCTGAA gaTGATCCTGAAGAGTGACGGAAGCATCCCTCCGCCTCCAGGAGGCCCCGCCCCTCAGGCGCcagcagctgtcaatcaagtggacACCAAGAGCCGAGTGGCCAGCTGGTCAGCCTGGACCAATGAGCAGCAGGACA acGACCCACAGAGACActacacagagctggacacgcctccTGAGATGAGCGCAGCACAGGTGGACAGAGATGTG CAAATCCTCAATCACATTCTGGACGACATCGAACACTTCGTCACCAAACTGCAGAAAGCTGCCGAGGCCTTTAACGAGCTCTCCAAACGCAAGAAGAGTAAGAAGAGCAAGAAGAAGGGCCCTGGAG AGGGAGTTCTGACACTGAGAGCCAAACCGCCGACTCAGGACGAGTTCATCGACTGCTTCCAGAAGTTCAAACACGCCTTCAACCTGCTG GGGAAGTTGAAGAACCACATTCAGAATCCCAGCGCTGTAGATCTGGTTCACTTCCTGTTCAATCCACTCAAGCTG GTGATCCAGACGTCTGGAGGAGTTGATCTGGCTAAAAGTGTAGTCGTTCCTCTCCTCACCAGAGAAGCCATCGAGTTCCTGCACACAGCGGGATCTGCGGAGGAGAGACACCTATGGGTGACACTAGGAGATGCATGGACCAAGTGCAA GCTGGAGTGGCCGAAGGATTATCCGTTTCCTTCGCACACGTTGAGTTTTCGGGATGGCTGGGAGCCGCCGGTGCTGGTGTCGCGGGAGCAGGACGTCACTCAGCTAGCGGAGAGACTGAACGCTGCGCAGAGCGAGACTCCGAGGCCGCCAATCACT CAGACAGTGCAGGATTTCAGCAGTGCAGACGG GAATCTGGACGCTCACAGCAGGACGGCGCAGAGAAACTTTGCCAAATCCAAGTATGACTTTGTGGCCAGAAACAACACGGAGCTGTCTGTGCTGAAGGACGAGGTGGTGGAG GTGCTGGACGACAGGAAGCAGTGGTGGAAGGTGCGCAACGGAGCGGGAGCGTCAGGATACGTGCCAAACAACATCCTGGAGATCAGCAGAGCGGTGGACATGACGGGCCGCGGAGAGCCCATATACAGCCACACTAtacag CTAATGATGCCAAAAAAGGAATTTGAGTTGTTTAag caATTACTGGGCGAGTTAAACGAG AAGCAGCGGACAGATTATGTGCCCAGGCCGACAGTGACTGAAGCTCCGCCCACGCCGACCCCCCCTCCCCCGCCAGCCCCACTGCTACCCACTGCCAGCCCAGCCAATCAGAGTGCAGCAGCCATCATCCCAGCTAATCAGAGCACAGGGGCCACCAGCCCGGCCAATCAAAGAGCAGTGGCCACAAGCCCGGCCAATCAGAGCACAGCAGCTGCTGATCAGGCCAACCAAAGTGAGAGCAACAGCGGAGAGCAGCACGACGACACTGTGAGCGAGAGCGACAGCGTGAACATGAGAGAGCAGCAGAGGGAGAGAGCAGCGCCGGCCAacc GGCGTAAGTCTAACATGGAGGAGGTCCAGGATGAGCTGATGTACAGGCTGACTCTGGGTCGCAGCGCGCAGAAGCGGATCCAGACCCCGAGCCGGAGCAGTCAGCCGGCGCTCAGCATCAGCTACGACTCCACACCGCAGCAGGTCAAGGACTGGCTGATGCTCAAAGGCTTCAGCGCCGC GACCGTGAGCAGTCTCGGGGTGCTGACCGGCGCTCAGCTCTTCTCTCTGAATAAAGACGAGCTGAAGACGGTGTGTCCAGATGACGGCGCTCGCGTCTTCAGCCAGATCAGCGTGCAGAAGGCCGCTCTGGAG AGGAGCTCCGGCTCTGAGCTGATGGAGGTCATGCGGCGGCGGCAGGAGAAGCTAGCGGCGACAGCTACGAGCGACTCAGGAGTGGAGTCCTTCGACGAGGCCAGCAGCCACTGA